A window of Daucus carota subsp. sativus chromosome 2, DH1 v3.0, whole genome shotgun sequence genomic DNA:
TTTTTTTCTTCCGAAGTTAGTGTACTAGGGAACCCGGAgttgttttttataaaatacattttcCCTTGCGGTCTTCAATTCTGTTGATACATTTCCATTTCTAATTTTACCCCGTAAATTTGTAGGACTTCCTTCGGTAGttcctccctccgtccccttttaacatgccttttttgaaaaaattacttaTCTTAAGGAAATGttggttaattttttttgtttcctcTACCCCTAATAATTACAATGAATTGAATTGAGttgtgtgtatgtgtatattagtcaaacattggaataGTAGTCTATGGGTATTCTTTGGAAAAACATTCAGAGAGTTGTTTTGAGAAGAGAAAAGGACATCTAAAAGGGgtcggagggagtataatatttaTTCTGAATGTGGGTTTCATGTCCTTCGCAAGCATAATGCGGAGTTGGAGTACTTCCGGATAATAACTATCATatctaacttataaattttatcgAGAATGTATCCTTAATCTGGATTGATGGCATGTCACCAACAATTTTGAACATCTGTCTtacaataatagtaataattctTAGTTTGAGGAGCAAATAATGTATCAGTATGAGTAGAGTTGTTCTAGATCAGGCACATGAAGGACCAAATTTAGGTAACAAAATTGACAATCAAGTATTACAGCTGCCATATTAATTAAGGGCACTTCACTTATCTTATCCTGTGCTTCTCACAGAGTTAGATTTTAACTCATGCATGACTTTTAAAGATCAAAATGAATACCGTCGGGTTTAGCTATCAGAAGAAACAGTGACTAGTTTATTCTCTTACATCTGACCTCCCAGAATAACGTGAATCTTATATTTGCTGACCAAGTTGCtgctatttataaattaatactgGCTTGCTTATTTGTCAGCAAAACTAGTGAGATAACAAGGTATAATTCATTTTGTCCAGATACGCGCAGAGATTTGATCCAGGTTTTGGGTTTAATGGAGGGCCATATGCCATACAGCCTTTGTACTCTCCTGTTCTGAACTACAGCACAGAGTTTCCGCAACTTGGCTCAGCTCCCAGGCCTTCGATTCCCTCTGAACACCAACCCAGGCCACTCCCTCAACATCTGCCTGGACCATGGGTTACATCAACAACTCCTACAGGAATTGGGTATGTACCCTCAGAGGCAATGATGACTGCTCCATTTAGTCCTAATCATGTTGGGAATCACTCTGCCTCTGCTTTATACTTGCATTCcactcagtttcctcgtcagctACCAGGAATGCAGTTTATCCATCCTCATGAACAGGTGTACCAAACATTTCCACAGGTATACCTTTCACCCATCCTTATTTGtcatatttactaaatgaataaGCCCCAGTGCCTGTGTTAAGGTATAGAATACTTTTACTGGTTACATCATGTCAAAATTTGTGTAGAGCTAAATACCCTAAGAGTCAGCGACTTGTATGATTATTTGCCCCCCCAGAATTGTTCATATTCTTTAGAGCATTATGAacaatattcttatatttacaTTGTTAACTATTTAATGCACTAATGCTCATCTTATTAAAGGACCAATTTTATGCTTGATAAGCGTGGAACTTATGAGTGTGTATTAGATCGCTTCTCAACATGCCTTTTGTTACTCAATTTTCTCTTCCCGATATCTTTACCTTAGAATGCCAAagtttaatttgtaatataGGTCACGAATTACTGGAGTATGAAACTGCAAGGTGTACTGTATTGTTATGAATTGAATTAATCCCTTGTTTTATCTGGTATTGATTGTTTGTTATGTTCTTTTGTTATCTAAACACGTACTTTGGCAGTCACATCATCAGCAACCTGATGCAACTTTTGGATTAGCCCGGCCCCGTTAAGGGGCTTGGGCCATGCCTGCACCCTGTTGAAGATAAAAAACATGAAGATGCTATATGCTTAAATGGCATGGGTGCAGGCATAAGACACCGAGTTCGGCTGGGACATGCACACAACCACGCAATCTGATTGTCTGTCGAACTCGGTAATCGATATTTTGAGCCTCCTGCAAGTTGTTGGGGCTTGTGGCACTTCATTTTCTATTGAAGCTCTCTTCTTGGGAGCTTTTCTTTTGCcactgatgatgatgaagaacaaATCTAGGGAAAAGGATGCATCAGAGCTGAATGAACACTGTTCCTCTGGGTGAAGGTAATCGTAGGGCTAACCCTATCAATTTTTCAGAGTCCGTCATTCTATCAGTCAAGTGAAAGCCAAGTAAATATCTTGCATGTGCTACTAAATTGGTCTTTGCATCTCATGTTTATACAAGTTTATTAATTATCTTCTTACAGCTGTGTTCAAAACCTGCAGAAGACATCTTGAGCTGTGGATGCTTTGTTGCAGACTGAACATGATTAAGCAAGCTCTGATTGGAACTCGTGTCTTCTGATTCCCAGACAATTAAGAAGTACAGTACATGTATATGCAATGGTTGCTCTGGTCTGAACTTGTATCCATTACCCATACTTATCTTGAATTATGCTGACTTGCATTCCAAAGAAAGAATCTAGTTACTGGTTGATTTATACTGTTTCACTGTCATTTAAATTTtgtctttttttgtttttccaaGGAAAAgctggtactccctccgtctctccgAATAGTATACATTCcatgtttgcacgcatttcgaGGTTCCTATAAGGTATAGCTACATAATGTTTttccaaaatattattttttttgaataaaaatttaaacatcaaacttttattcaggaaaaagaattatttaaaaaatattatgaagctATACTTTAAaggagccttaaaaagcgtgttaAAAaataacgtatacaattgaatgtGTAGAATAAAGTATTACTTTACTATAATACAAGAGTAAACATCATAGTTAAATTCCACTTAGTGGAGCCAAGTGTTCTTAGAAAGAAACGGGGATGGAGAGATGGGACCTGCTATATTGGTTTTCTTATAGCTTATGCCTGTAAATGATATTATTCTGGTACTTGTAAATAATACAGAAAGTAATAATACAGAAAGTAAAACTAGAGGAACATCAATGTTTTATGACGTTATATACTAGCAAGAGTTCTTTGGATGGCTAATGTTATCCGCGACGATACATGTAAAGTAATTTGTACAGCAGAAGTTAAGCTATTAagaaatttcataaaaaattgattataaCAAAGAATGCAGGCATTCTTTTGGCCTTTGGGTATGACTTCTAGCATAGAGCGGAGAGGAGAACATCTTTCTTTCGAATCCTTATAGTTATTTTCTTGCgcaatttttttgtataaaaattgaaaagtcTGTTTCAACTTCCCGTGAGGGAAATTGAAAACCACCTGTCAAGTCTTGTTATGCCTTTTAGGATGCTGTTGTTTGCCAACAAAGAAGCTTAAATGACAAGACATGGAAGATAATTTTTCTTcgacttgtttttaacttcttttccaatttcttataataaaaaagaactacaccttttgttaataatttatgttttacttatgtaattagtttattttaatttataacttaAATTTCATGTATTAATAAATTCTGTATTATTTTGAggtgatttttataaaaattataattttaaatcctGTAATTAAAATTACTCAAAACACATTAACGTAtaacttatattatttaaacacTAAAACAATTTTGGAAGACTAAATCAATATAAACGTTTTTAAAGTGCAATGTTGGTGAAGAGCATCCCATCATTCAAGTCTTGATAAAGTACTTTTTTCCCATTTTCTTAGTAAAATGTGaatatttcaaaacaaatattttattatattgggATTTGAAACCATCTCGACCACAGTTCCCGCTGGGGTCCGCTATGCCAAAAGCGAGAGAAACCTCATCCCTCTCTTTCCTTTTTTCGCCCTCATATCCCCACACGGGGGACATGGGGACGTAAAAAAGGGGATCCTATCAACTTGTTCTGACCTGGGATAATAAGCTTATGAGATTAGTCTTACTTCACTGTCGAGAAACGAAAGAAGACTTCCAAATCAAGAATTAGGGTCTCATAATCGCTAACCAATATGCTTTTCTCTCATGTCTTTCTTCGTTCATGGTTGGATATTCTGGTGTCCTGAGCGTAGAGGAACCACACCAATCCATCCCGAACTTGGTGGTTAAACTCTACTGCGGTGACGATACTGTAGATCCGCTTTTCATAGACAAACTTGAGATTTGCGATCCCAGGTAAGATCGGTTCAGGATCATGGGATCCTTTTCTATCAGATCGGAAGGCTTAAACTCCTTGACTCCTTGatactcaaataattatatctatattttaaaataaattatgaatattgttttaaaattaagtccAACGTCTAATTATATGATGAGAAATGTCAGATACCTCAAATTTTATCCTCAAAAATTTCTTCAAATACTGATTTgtcaatatatatgataatttattaataataatatgagaTCTCAGGTGCGCctccaaattaaaatatatcacGACTTATGTCACATTTTTAATAgatatttaagaaatttattgGGATAAGTGGCACCATGCTTATATGTATAAACAATTTGGAAAATTTGAGTAAAATAGATGAAGTATATATTACAAGTAAAGCAAAAGAGAATCTGTGAAAAAGGTTAAAAAGGGGAAGAGAGATATTGTTCACGCAAACAATTGAAAATAATGTTTTAGTAATGATTGACGTCGAATGGAATTCACGTTCCGGCTCGTGACTTTTGTGCCTCAGCGCGTGTGTAACCCTGTCTCTTTCAAATCTCTCTGCCACGTCCTCAACCTTCACCACAACAATTCGCCGGGCACAGCGCGTGTGTATTACTTTCTGCGCTTTCCCTTAGCTTACTTGGATAAAGGGAGATAAAAAACGTAAAAAGAGTTGCATCTCCATGTACAGTAACAACTAACATGAGATTACattcattcaaaaaaattaatcatatattggACAATAGTAGTGTTTGGTGTACAAAAATATGTACAGAAAATTTATGACGAGTAAGTTTTAATTGGGATTGTTGATGCAAATATAAGGTTATTCCAGTTAAAACTCATTACATGTATTAtgaacaaaattttatacatacaATTATCAGGGTTGGAGGCAAGGGGGTATGGGGTGGTCTTAGCCCCCAAGCCTTCCCCAAGTATTTATATACaatcaatttatatgattaaaattcataatttgtagTATTTAGTCCCAAAATGATTTTGTAGTATCTTGTCTTAAAATTTTTTAGTAAAATTTCGCTCCCGGAAAATATTTCTGGTTCCGTCCCTGGAGAAACAGTCGAACTACATCTTTACCCATCGGAAAAGGCGTCCATAATACATGGCGCGTGATCATGACGTCCACAAAAGCGTAGAAGGTGAAAAAACTGTTAGGTGAGCTTAGGACATGTAGTCAGTCATATAGCAGTTTGGAAATATAGATATCCCCTCGTGGTAACCCTCTTTCTACGACTAGTTAACAATTAACAATGCCCAACAGCCGCCTTATCTGAGCGACTGTGTATATAAATAGAATCTGCCAGTTTACAACAaagtaagaaaataaaaatggtGGGTGCAAAAGAGTTGTTAAAGCCACTGATCCACTTACTTTTCCCACTTTGTATGCATTGGATAGCTGAGGAGATGACAGTGTCTGTTCTTGTTGATGTCACCACTGGTGCTCTGTGTCCTGGTGACACCACTTGCTCTCCCGCTATTTATCTCAATGGCCTTCAGCAAACTGTAATCATCCTCTCTTCTCTCGTCTTAATTATCATTAGATGATCATATGTTGTGGTGGTTGACTTTGTGGACTGCTAAGTGCTTGATTTTGTTGGTTTGCTatgtggttttttttttgtgctttgtttatattttttgttatgaaTTATGATCATGACGTTTTGGTCAGATGGTATTACACTCGTTCCGCTTACTAATTTTGGTGATGTTAGAAAATTAATTAGAAGATTCAAGATATTTCTCCTGAGACATTGGATTTAATGGTGCTAAGCTAATTAAGCTGGTAGCTGAGGTTTAGGGAGGTGGTTTCGGGTTTGAATTCTCCTATTTTGATATTGTAGTCGCTTTTAATAAATCAGTTTGAGCTTTTATGGGTAAACAAACATGCTCCTTTGTTCAAGTTTGAGGTTGTTGATAAATGGAGCAGAGTTAAGGGTTGTTAAGTGAGCTCCAAGTTGAGCTTGTTCTCAGACAAACTGggtttatttatctatttatcaGGGGGTGCGGTTTGTAAGTAAACGagttgaatttttatttaacaaaccCAGACTCCAGCTTTTTGCATACGAGCAGAGTTAAATTGGAAAACTTAAACCAAGAGATTTAGATGTTCGACTTCAACTTGTTGATTCGTTATCAATTAAACACAAAGGATTTAGAGAGCTGTCAATCAAGTTGATTATGACAAATGAAAGCAAAGGTTTAGCAAGCTGTACATTTTGGATGATGATGGTGTTTTATTATTTACTTCGTCGTTTCCTGATGTCATATCCCACTAAAAATAGAAATCCAGTTATCAGTTATCCTGATAAGGAACTTTGTTGATTTCTTAAGGTTTCACAACTTATAGTGATATCCAGTTTTAGTTACAATTGCATTGCTTAGTACCTGTACTTTGTCATTTCAACATCATCTAACACAGTTGAAATCCCAATTTAGTTTTTCTGCTTGAATGTTAGACTGCAGCTGGAATTGTAAATGGTTGAACATATATAGTTGGTCAGAAGACAGTGTAAAGTGACTGGGACTTGTAATACTTTGTTCCTATATGTCCTGGTAGTGCTGATGAATACACAGAACCAGTTTGTTCCAGAAAATGTTACAATTTTAAGGATTTACATGGAACTTTCTATTTTAGAATTTTCGGCAAAGACCAAAAAGGATTTTTTGGTTTAAATAGCATTTTTCTGACTAGCTATGGCTATCGACTAAGTGCACTAGACTATTCTCAGTATCTGGATAAGAATGATGTTTTCTCATCTGCAATGTGTATTCTCAAGGAAAGAATTTTTTGCGCACTTGTAGATTGTTGGAATTTTCAAGATGGTAATGCTTCCAGTGCTAGGTCAACTTTCTGATGAATACGGGCGTAAACCTCTGCTCCTCCTTACTGTATCGACGACTATTTTCCCATTTGGTAAGGATTTTAATTGTTAGCACACACTCTTTAGTTGCCTGATATTTGTACTttctttttttctaaaatacttGTGAAACTTTGCATTCAACTCCCTTTGCTGGGAATTGCACCCAAATTATAGAAGATGTTTGTTACGTGAcagactttttttttaaaactgataTATCCAAAAAGTGGACATGTGCATCAAATATGTGCCATTCTCACCTGTATGTTCTCAAACTATTTAGTCAACAAGCAATTACAAGTTCTCTTTACGTATTTCTTTCAGCTTTACTTGTCATCAGCAAGTCGAAGGAATTTGTGTATGCGTATTATGTTCTTCGGACAATTTCATACATGATAAGTCAAGGGAGTATTTTCTGCATAGCGGTTGCTTATGTGGTAAGACTTTTCTGCTATGCTACTGGAGACCATTTCTAAGAGCATTTGAAGATCAGTGGTTGTTTTGTTTCTCAGGCAGATGTAGTTGATAACAGCAAGAGGGCTGCAGTTTTTAGTTGGATTACAGGTCTCTTTTCTGCTTCGCATGTAGTGGGAAATCTCCTAGCACGTTTTCTTCCTGAAAGCTACATCTTTGAGGCATGTTACTGGTTAAACTTTGAAATACTTCAGGAACGTATGCACCCCTTTCTATAACATACTTTTCTGTTTCAGGTTTCAGTTGCCCTCCTACTTTCCTGTTCAATATATATGTACCTGTTTCTGGAGGAGACAGTTAAGCAAGGTGAAAAGATGGAAAAGAGTTCATCTTTCCTGTATGGGGCTTTGGAGGTTGTTCAGGCACGATATAAGTCAATGAGATATGCTGCAACTATTGTCGTTACTAGGTACTTCTAAGCTGTATTATGTAACTGCCTCTGATGTCATAAATAcctgaatattaaaatttttaattctccAACTATGAAGAGGAATTTTTAGTTCTGAAAAATCTTATTTTACTCCCCAGCCCAACACTAAAGAGCATTTCGATTGTTTCATTCTTCTATGAATTGGGAATGTCTGGCATCAGCGGAGTCTTACTGGTGAGTTGTACGGCAACTCTCAGTGTTCAAGTCTTTACTGTCTTACTTCTCATATGTTTTCTGATTTTTCAAATACTACTTGGAATGCATTGCTTTCCAATTATGGTAATTATCCGTTTTCAGTTTTATGCTTAATTGAAGAGACTATATGCTTAATTTGTGCTTATCGCTCTAGCTGATGACAACTGAGGTTTAAATTTCTCTTGTGGACACAAATAAGCTCGAACTAGGTTACTGacaattttaatatgtaaaatatagctTTATGATGCTAGATAAGaagtaatttttgttaattatctGCATCAAACAAATTCCTAAAATGGTTCAAGTTTACTTGAAGGCATAACTCGAAAATAGGAGGACCTGTTCTTTTTACGAATTCAAACTTTCTTCTTTTCCATTTAATATGGACTTGTTATATGATCTTCTCTACTTCTTCTCCCTAAAGAATATATTTAGGCATAACTGTTTAATACTATTATTTTCCGTATTTGTGAGCTTGCAACTGCCATATACAGCTTGTTGTCAAATCAGTGGCTTAGTTGCACCTTTCTTTTTCCCAGTATTATCTCAAGGCGGCTTTTGGTTTCGACAAAAATCAATTTTCAGAAATTCTGTCGGTGGTGGGGATAGGCTCAATTGCTTCTCAGGTATCCAGTTTCTACTCTGTAGATTACACGTGCTTTGAGATTCCCAATGGTCATCTACTTAACTTTCAAAAGCTCCTGAAAAtccttttattatatttacCTAAGTACCTTATCCTTTGTTGCATTTTGTTAAAGTTGGTAGGGCTTCCTCTACTCAATCCATGCTTAAAAGAGAAAGGAATACTTTGCGCAGCTATACTCGCGTCCATAGCTTATGTAAGTTGCAGTTGTCAGGTCTGAATATTTAATCCTCTGGAGTAATGGACTTCCTCCTAAATTTCATTTACATTCTACAGGCTTTGCTTTATGGATTGGCATGGGCTCCTTGGGTATGCACTCTCTAAACTTCTTCATACTAGCAAACCAGTTTTGAAGTAAAAACACTAATTATACTTACAAAAAATGAGTGAATAGGTTTACACCAGGGCTATTTTTCCGAAAGGATTGTATTCCAAAGGATTAGGATTTCCACCTTGGATTTTAATCCTTTGAATAGTCCATTCGCATGTTTATTCTGCATAATATTACTTGAAGGACTACTTTTTGGGTTGACTACTATATCCTTCGGTCAATTAAACAAGTCTAGGTTAAGATAAATATCTAAGCTTatttttgtgtaaataagttaatttcttaaaatacTTGGTCCAGACCAtgtatttttttctaatttttattgattCCAGGACTAAAATCCATCTGTTACTTTCAGGAAACAACCATTGGATAAAACAATGTAAATGATAATAGTCCAATCCCTTAATCCCATGAAATAAACATATCcatttagcaaaaagaaaaaaaatgaaataaacatGTCCTGAGGGTTTATGCATGTCAACTTCTGATTTTTCGGTCATTGGAGAAGGAGAAACTAGCAAGAATTAATTTGCTGTGGTACTGTAAAGCACAAAGTTTTCGTAACAGTAGTGTTTTATTCCAAATCTGTTAATAGGAAGTAAATTGTCTACACAGGTGCCGTACTTGAGTGCTGCATTTGGAGTCATCTTCGTCCTTATTAAACCCGCGGTATGATTTTTGTCTTTATTAGTAAAATTATGTCAATTCCTACTCTAAAAATTAACACATGATTGTGTGTTCTACATTGGATTTTTGACAGACTTATGCTGTTATATCAAAAGGATCAAATTCAACCAATCAGGTTTGTGGATTAAAGATGCTACCAGAAGTTCATTTTCGTTACGCATTAAATATCAACAACTTCTCTCACTAGTCATACACACAAAAGAATTGGAACTGCAAATATTAGTACAAATAAGAAATATAAACACAAAGATGAAgtcaatttcaaattttaggCTTGTTGAATCGAGTCGAAACTGAATTGTCTTCTCACAGGGAAAAGCACAAGGATTTGTAGCTGGGGTTCAGTCAATTGCGAGTCTGTTATCACCACTAGCAATGAGTCCATTGACATGTAAGGCAAATCTTAACCTATGTGAAAATTTAACTATCGGTAGTTAATCAGCTTTACTGTTCTATGTTGATACTTATTTGTTGTTGTATGTTGCTCTCTTAGCTTGGTTTCTCTCTAGCGATGCACCATTCAATTGCAAAGGTTTCAGCATTATACTGGCATCATTGTGCATGGCGAGTCTCTCTTTCTTTCATACACATGAAATTCTCTGCCTATATATCTAGTATGAAATCTTACCACAATTTGTTTGGTTTCTCAGGTCGTCTCTTTGTATTTTGCGTTGGCGCTAAAAGTGGAGGCACCACCAGATAACGAATTAGAGAATGAAGAAAGTATTGAAGCACCACTACTATCATAAGTTCGATCCTGTTATACCACTATATGGGTGTAGATATATAGGTGAAGCAGAACAAGTCTATGGCCAAAGGATTAGTGCAAAGAgtaaaaagtttaaattttgcAAAGAAGGATGCCTCTACATTTAGCAGGTGCAAATGGCCATTGATATGAGTCTTAGCATAACTAGTAGGAAGAAATCAGAAAGAAGAAATCAGAAATTTCAATGTAATCACATAGTGTAATGAATAGAAAGGGTTCTTTCCTATCATCTCCCTGTCTGCTACCTAAATGTGTCGCACTATATGTATACAAATGAGCAATACCTATTTCAGGTTTTTTGCTTATTTCACACGAAGATTGAAAACTTATGGAGTAAAGTTCAGTATCATAATGTCCAATATCAAGCAGAAATAGATACAAGGAGAGAGATTCTCTTAAATACCATGTTGGGGTTCGTCCCAAGTAACGTAGCATGATTTTTAAAGGCAAGCAACCCAGATTCTTATTTGTTTCGAAAGGAAACTGCAAGTTCTGGATATGTGCAATAAGTAGATATTCTACAACTGCGTCAAACATGACCTTTCAATAAATTAGAGCCCGAAAACCGTAAGAGTAACTATATACGTAGGCAAGACCCCGAAATACCGTTTAGAAAACTCTTGCTCACAAGTTTTACATATCATTTGAAAAACTCTGCTATTCAGGTCAACACACACAGATACAATCACAAAATCTTTTGAACGAGTCGATGTATCTGCTTTTGACCTTCCCATTTCCAATCTCTTTTGAACGAGTCGATGTGTCGGTGCTTCTGACCTTCCCAATTCCTTTCAGTAATACCGCAAGGTCAaatatatgtaatcaaaatCTTATGAACCAGAAAAGTATCGGATAAGCATATAAATCACAGCATATATGTCGAAACAAAATTGATCCGTGTATCCATCATCTATGCTTTACAAACAAGATTAATATGAGTTGTTTTTTTTAACTATACACCCACCTGGAATTATATTAAACGCatacaataaaataaacgtgatgTACAGTTATAGCAAGAATTGCAAGCATTATTGATCTGGTGGATTGAGCTTAAAGATCTTGTCTCATAAACAATATGATACAGGCAATCCAGCAAATTGACCTTGTCTCCCATTTCCGGAAATAAATCAACCTTCTTCCCCAAACTCCTTGGTGAATCTCTCATGCACTTCCAGATCTCCTTTGCTAACAGTTGGCTTTTGTTTAGCCAAAACTTTGTCAAAATCTGTTCTGCTAATGGGAGGTGGAAGGATCTGCAACAAAATTTTAAGTAGATTACATGAATACATCCTGATGTTGGAGAGAAAGCCAAAACTAATTTGCTTTGTCTTTCAAGGGATGAGTTCATTCAACAcagaaaaaaaatcatcaaatgTAATATGATCTTGAACTAGTGGTGGTTGTATCACGTATGTAATTTTATACCTTGGAAGCCAAACCTTGTGCTGCTAGCTCCTGCATGTTAGTCTGGATAGCACCAGGTTGTCTAGGTCCACAAGGTATCCATGTATCAGAATCCTTAATGAAGAACTGAGCATCTTGAGTTTTACGTACAGGTTCAAAGAGCACTTCATTCACCTATAATAGAGAGGACAAGTTCAGGTGGGACTTCTTTGATAGTAACCCAATCAGTCAAATTGTTACAAAACCTGTAAAGACTAGTTATACTCCAGACACTTACACACACTGCAATATCTGAACCTGAGAAACCTTCTGTTTTTCGAGCTAGTTGCTCAAAGTCACGCTCAGTCAAGTTGTGAGGAGTGTCTCCCAGGTGAACCTGATCATTAGCAACAGAGAATGGAAgataattatatgaaatatacaATTGGAGGCATCATACACCGGGCTTGTCATTATAACAGAAGCGCACTTAACTTGTTAATTTACCTTAAACATGTGCTGCCTTGCCTTTAGATCTGGCAGAGGAATGTAGATCCTTTTGTCGAATCGTCGCCTAATGGCCTGTTAATTAGAATTGGATCACAGTTTGACATGAAGCAAAAAGTAGGCCCACATACCTAAAAAAAGCAGGTCTTTGTAGCAAGCAAGTATTTGCAAGAGATCTAAAATTTCACCTGGTCCAAGGCATAGGGGGTATTAGTTGCTGCAAGAACCAGAACCTTCTCATCGTGGCTTCCAACAccctatatatattaaaatgaagttctaaatcaatttcaacaataatAATAGACAATGAATGACAAACAACTTCGAACAACTAGAACTAGATCTTTAATGAATCAATTTcttcaaattcttcaaaaatcatatgataaatattttaagatatacTACTTTATGCCTGCCAAGCAAACATGGTGTATAATACACCCTTCAGGACTCATCCACCAAGTAAATCAGGGTTTTGCAAGGTACAAGTCGGGAATTCTTGCCTAAACGCAACTGCATGCTGGACAGCTTTCTCTCCAAATGCTTTCCACTCTTTCTCCTACTACTAAGCTAAGTCCTTGGGGTTTTCCAGGTCACAGTTTATTCCCCCACTGTCCTATATACAGGGAGTTGTGGGACCAAAAATGAAGTCTTAAAATTGGCCGGTTTCCTAAATTAGTAAATATAAGGCTTAGGAGAGCCTTGTTTACAATTGTCCTGGCCTTGTAAAGTTGATAAAGAGTTGCTAACTACacacttaaattttaaatatttcttctACGCACTGTTCAACTTAAATAAAGCCAGCCAAATATTTCTTTTATGCACAGCTGATGTAGTTTCTACAAACTGATGTGTTTCGATTTTTATAACTATGACTGGGTAAGCACATTCCATTTGAGAAGTCGAGTACACATTAGACTCTATTCTTCAGGTAACCACGTTCAATTGAAAATTTCAATACACGTCATAATTCAAGGAAGTATGGTACATCAAACATTAACCAAGTCAAGTTCTAAACAGACGATCTACATTATTTCTGCGAAGTCTTGTATGTCCATAAAAGAAGAATGACCAAACACAACACAAACACTACCTGATGCAGAAAAATGACCAAAAACAACACAAACACTGCATGACTAACTTGTAACAAGTCAGCCATCATAGAGACAATAATCTGTCATAACTAGTATGCAACGAAAAGCTAAAAGCAGGTGTTGAGACTTTACAATCACCAAATTTTACAGGCAGGGACAAGAAGCATGTGGACAACAATCAAAACAAC
This region includes:
- the LOC108208957 gene encoding uncharacterized protein LOC108208957; this translates as MVGAKELLKPLIHLLFPLCMHWIAEEMTVSVLVDVTTGALCPGDTTCSPAIYLNGLQQTIVGIFKMVMLPVLGQLSDEYGRKPLLLLTVSTTIFPFALLVISKSKEFVYAYYVLRTISYMISQGSIFCIAVAYVADVVDNSKRAAVFSWITGLFSASHVVGNLLARFLPESYIFEVSVALLLSCSIYMYLFLEETVKQGEKMEKSSSFLYGALEVVQARYKSMRYAATIVVTSPTLKSISIVSFFYELGMSGISGVLLYYLKAAFGFDKNQFSEILSVVGIGSIASQLVGLPLLNPCLKEKGILCAAILASIAYALLYGLAWAPWVPYLSAAFGVIFVLIKPATYAVISKGSNSTNQGKAQGFVAGVQSIASLLSPLAMSPLTSWFLSSDAPFNCKGFSIILASLCMVVSLYFALALKVEAPPDNELENEESIEAPLLS